In Cryptococcus neoformans var. grubii H99 chromosome 9, complete sequence, a genomic segment contains:
- a CDS encoding U1 small nuclear ribonucleoprotein C, whose product MGKYYCDYCDIYLTHDSMNARKAHNSGRNHVANVRDYFAGLGGNQAQSLIDQIIQQHESGGRNQMMMAPSMRLGAGFMNPLATQPGYPGPPPPGAFPTFPPTAGTPPFRPPFPPSSAPGAPPPSMPPFLPPGASAGAGMGSTPPFPPNTASPNPGMPPFRPPMGMGMPSAPAQAQGSPMGMPQQGQQGAFTPAQEVPQGAGAGIHPDRLRMLGQ is encoded by the exons ATGGGGAAATACTACTGCGACTACTGCGATAT CTACCTCACCCATGACTCTATGAACGCCCGCAAAGCACATAATTCGGGTCGTAATCACGTCGCCAACGTTCGCGACTACTTTGCCGGCCTGGGAGGAAACCAAGCACAGAGTCTGATTGACCAAATTATTCAACAGCACGAAAGCGGAGGTAGAaatcagatgatgatggcgccGAGTATGCGGTTGGGTGCGGGATTCATGAATCCTCTGGCTACTCAGCCTG GCTACCCGGgtccccctcctcccggAGCATTCCCGACTTTCCCTCCTACAGCTGGTACACCCCCCTTCCgtcctcctttccctccaTCCTCAGCACCCGGTGCTCCTCCCCCTAGCATGCCGCCTTTCCTGCCTCCCGGCGCTTCCGCAGGTGCTGGTATGGGAAGTACaccccctttcccacctAACACCGCGTCACCGAACCCCGGTATGCCGCCGTTTAGACCAccgatggggatggggatgccctctgctcctgctcaagCACAAGGATCACCGATGGGAATGCCACAGCAGGGACAGCAAGGGGCTTTCACGCCGGCACAAGAGGTTCCTCAAGGTGCTGGGGCGGGAATACATCCTGATCgattgaggatgttggGACAATAG